A section of the Solitalea canadensis DSM 3403 genome encodes:
- a CDS encoding bifunctional ADP-dependent NAD(P)H-hydrate dehydratase/NAD(P)H-hydrate epimerase — MKKIISATQTREADAYTIAHEPIASIDLMERASKAFVQRFMIEVPHKHTSIAVYCGTGNNGGDGLAVARLLNAEKYRNISVIILQHSFKTTPDFEENLRRLKKTSIQYEIIQDGMEFPPNQAEVIIDAILGSGLNKPLEGSIALWVEQLNGFEKNVIAVDIPTGMFADQLIDKDAVILKSDLVISFQRPKLNFLLPESSPFIKQWEVVDIGLDEHFIQHCVSDKVIIEEADIKEIIRVRDNFSYKGTYGHTLIIAGQPETMGAALLCAEASLNTGSGLTTAFIPASGLTALNSRLPEVMAIPDDHSKIDWKNYDAIAIGPGLGKNLTAKELLSLTLQNFRGSIVLDADALNMLSDDQLLFNLLPEQSIITPHVKEFDRLFGEHFSWHSRLITMQEQARERDLIIVLKNRYTIIATPNGSLYFNLTGTPAMATGGSGDVLTGVIASLLAQGYFAPQAAIAGVYLHGKAGCEIVRRMGINVIPASQLATEINKVMYSIVKHD; from the coding sequence ATGAAAAAGATTATCTCCGCAACACAAACTCGTGAGGCTGATGCCTATACCATAGCTCATGAACCCATTGCCTCCATTGATTTGATGGAACGGGCGAGTAAGGCGTTTGTTCAACGATTTATGATTGAAGTACCTCACAAGCATACTTCAATTGCTGTTTATTGTGGAACCGGTAATAATGGAGGAGATGGCCTGGCTGTAGCGCGCCTGCTAAATGCAGAGAAGTATAGAAATATAAGCGTTATTATTCTGCAACACAGTTTTAAAACAACTCCTGATTTTGAAGAAAACTTACGTCGACTAAAAAAAACATCAATTCAATATGAAATTATTCAGGATGGAATGGAGTTTCCTCCTAATCAAGCTGAGGTAATTATTGATGCTATTTTAGGATCAGGCTTAAATAAACCTTTAGAAGGTAGTATTGCCCTTTGGGTTGAACAACTGAATGGTTTTGAAAAGAATGTCATTGCAGTGGATATCCCAACCGGGATGTTTGCTGATCAATTGATCGATAAAGATGCCGTCATCCTGAAATCAGATCTTGTTATTTCATTTCAACGTCCAAAACTAAATTTTCTACTTCCAGAATCGTCACCGTTTATTAAGCAATGGGAAGTGGTTGACATTGGACTGGATGAGCACTTTATACAGCATTGTGTTAGCGATAAAGTTATTATAGAAGAGGCTGATATAAAAGAAATAATTAGGGTACGAGATAATTTTAGTTATAAAGGAACATACGGACATACACTAATTATTGCTGGGCAACCGGAAACCATGGGCGCGGCATTGTTGTGCGCTGAAGCAAGCTTAAATACAGGAAGTGGCTTAACAACTGCGTTTATTCCTGCATCAGGGTTAACTGCCTTAAACAGCCGGTTACCTGAAGTGATGGCAATTCCCGATGACCATTCAAAAATCGATTGGAAAAATTATGATGCAATCGCTATAGGACCAGGTTTAGGAAAAAATCTTACAGCAAAGGAATTACTAAGCTTAACACTCCAGAACTTTAGAGGTTCAATTGTATTGGATGCCGATGCGTTGAACATGCTTTCGGATGATCAGTTATTGTTCAACCTTTTGCCTGAACAATCTATCATTACACCACATGTTAAAGAATTTGATCGTTTGTTTGGCGAGCACTTTAGTTGGCATTCTAGGTTAATAACCATGCAGGAACAAGCCCGGGAACGGGATTTGATAATTGTACTTAAAAATCGGTATACGATCATTGCAACTCCTAACGGTTCCCTCTATTTTAATCTTACTGGAACGCCTGCGATGGCAACCGGAGGTTCGGGAGATGTATTAACAGGTGTTATAGCGTCATTATTAGCTCAAGGCTATTTCGCACCACAGGCTGCAATTGCAGGAGTCTATTTACACGGGAAAGCGGGATGTGAAATTGTCAGAAGAATGGGAATAAATGTTATTCCTGCGAGCCAATTAGCCACAGAGATAAACAAGGTAATGTATTCAATAGTAAAACACGATTAA
- a CDS encoding anti-sigma factor — translation MDVKEYIESGILEMYVYGALSEAESQEVIAMAANYPEIAEELAKIEENHESTSLAMGIEPSSITKQQIMSQITNTKVDKPIIPLYPTRLFAYGMAACLTLLLISSIAAFTYWERWRSSQRELLTEQASNAQIAASMASMKDDMNTYRGVLHNPDVKKVHLASTSSFPGNEIMVYWNSKSANVMVDMLNLPENDSEHQYQLWAIVDGKPIDAGVFDVKKNQKTMFKMKDIKGAQAFAVTLEPRGGSRNPSMDKMYVMGKI, via the coding sequence GTGGACGTAAAAGAATATATTGAATCCGGGATACTTGAAATGTATGTTTACGGAGCTCTTTCAGAAGCTGAATCACAGGAAGTGATAGCCATGGCGGCCAATTACCCTGAAATTGCAGAGGAACTGGCTAAAATTGAAGAAAATCATGAAAGTACATCTTTGGCAATGGGAATTGAGCCAAGTTCGATTACAAAGCAACAGATCATGTCTCAAATAACCAATACCAAAGTAGACAAACCGATTATTCCTCTCTACCCAACGAGATTATTTGCCTATGGAATGGCGGCCTGCTTAACCTTATTATTGATTAGTAGTATTGCGGCTTTTACTTATTGGGAACGTTGGCGTTCATCACAACGTGAGTTACTGACTGAGCAAGCATCTAATGCCCAAATAGCAGCTAGCATGGCATCCATGAAAGATGACATGAATACTTACCGTGGAGTGTTACACAACCCCGATGTAAAAAAAGTTCATTTAGCATCAACCTCTTCTTTCCCCGGAAATGAAATCATGGTTTATTGGAATAGTAAAAGTGCCAATGTGATGGTTGATATGCTTAACCTACCTGAAAATGACAGTGAGCACCAATATCAACTGTGGGCCATAGTTGATGGAAAACCAATTGATGCAGGAGTTTTTGATGTGAAGAAGAACCAGAAAACAATGTTCAAAATGAAAGATATCAAAGGAGCTCAGGCATTTGCTGTAACGCTTGAACCTCGTGGCGGAAGCAGAAACCCTTCTATGGACAAAATGTACGTAATGGGGAAAATATAG
- a CDS encoding RNA polymerase sigma factor has translation MKKRLMLSEDELVTGLKQKQKLAIEALYNMYSSALNGIIFRIVQSEEEANDVLQEVFLKIWEKAVSYDVSKGRLFTWMANIARNQAIDRLRSKSFRNDSKNQDLDNNVNTIDYLNNVSLSPEHIGIKDLLLNLKPDQKAIVEMIYFQGFKQSEVAEELNIPLGTVKTRLRMAIMELRKFFN, from the coding sequence TTGAAGAAACGTTTAATGCTATCGGAAGATGAACTTGTTACCGGGCTGAAGCAAAAACAGAAGCTAGCAATTGAGGCCTTGTACAATATGTATTCATCCGCATTAAATGGTATAATCTTTCGGATAGTTCAATCAGAAGAAGAAGCCAATGATGTATTGCAGGAGGTTTTTCTGAAGATTTGGGAAAAGGCGGTAAGTTATGATGTATCAAAGGGACGTTTATTCACTTGGATGGCCAATATAGCCCGTAACCAAGCGATAGACAGGCTTCGTTCTAAATCTTTCCGGAATGATAGTAAAAACCAGGATTTGGATAACAACGTAAATACTATTGATTATCTGAACAATGTTTCACTTTCACCAGAGCACATCGGAATCAAGGATTTATTGCTAAACCTGAAACCCGATCAAAAGGCTATTGTGGAAATGATATACTTCCAGGGTTTTAAACAAAGTGAAGTTGCGGAAGAATTAAATATTCCATTAGGAACCGTGAAAACCCGGTTGCGCATGGCAATTATGGAATTACGTAAATTTTTTAATTGA
- the lipA gene encoding lipoyl synthase, with the protein MIELPVVKAEPKIKKPDWLRVKLPTGKEYAHVRSLVDGHKLHTICESGNCPNMGECWGAGTATFMILGNICTRSCSFCSVATGRPLAVDLEEPERVASSVALMQVKHCVITSVDRDDLKDGGSTIWAETIRAIREKSPQTSMETLLPDFKGQWDNLERVLAEKPEVVSHNIETIRRLTKEIRIQAKYDRSLECLKRINQAGLRTKSGIMLGFGETEDEVFEAMDDLLEAGVHILTVGQYLQPTKNHHAIIEFIHPDQFARYKEVGLAKGFRYVESGPLVRSSYHAEKHLFPL; encoded by the coding sequence ATGATTGAATTACCGGTAGTTAAAGCCGAACCCAAAATAAAAAAACCAGACTGGTTGCGCGTAAAATTGCCAACCGGTAAAGAATATGCACATGTTCGCTCACTGGTAGATGGTCACAAACTCCACACTATTTGTGAAAGCGGTAATTGTCCCAACATGGGCGAATGCTGGGGAGCAGGAACTGCAACCTTTATGATCCTGGGAAATATATGTACTCGCTCTTGTTCTTTTTGTTCAGTAGCCACAGGACGCCCTTTGGCAGTAGATCTTGAAGAGCCTGAACGTGTGGCTAGTTCAGTAGCGTTAATGCAGGTAAAGCATTGCGTTATCACTTCAGTGGATCGTGACGACTTGAAAGATGGTGGTTCTACCATTTGGGCAGAAACTATTCGTGCTATTCGAGAAAAAAGTCCGCAAACATCTATGGAAACCCTTTTACCCGACTTTAAAGGCCAATGGGATAACTTAGAACGTGTTTTAGCTGAAAAACCAGAGGTAGTTTCTCATAATATTGAAACTATTCGTCGTTTAACCAAAGAAATCAGAATTCAGGCTAAATATGATCGTAGCTTAGAATGTCTTAAACGTATCAACCAAGCCGGCTTACGTACAAAATCTGGTATTATGCTGGGCTTTGGAGAAACCGAAGATGAGGTTTTTGAGGCAATGGATGATTTACTGGAAGCTGGTGTTCATATTTTAACTGTCGGACAATATCTACAACCAACAAAAAATCACCACGCAATTATTGAATTTATCCACCCTGACCAATTTGCGCGATACAAAGAAGTTGGGTTGGCTAAAGGATTCAGATATGTTGAAAGTGGACCATTGGTTCGTTCTTCGTATCACGCTGAGAAACATTTGTTCCCATTATAA
- a CDS encoding OsmC family protein, with protein MATVKTIYKGDLRTEATHLQSGTKIITDAPTDNNGKGEAFSPTDLVAAALGSCAMTIMGIVANRENIDLTGTDFSVVKVMGAEPRRISEIQVEFNFPELAIDDRQRKLLENAALTCPVAKSLKEELVQSLRFNW; from the coding sequence ATGGCAACAGTTAAAACAATTTATAAAGGCGATTTACGTACTGAAGCGACGCATTTACAGTCGGGCACTAAAATTATAACAGACGCACCTACTGATAATAATGGTAAGGGTGAAGCCTTTTCTCCAACTGATTTAGTTGCAGCAGCTTTAGGAAGTTGTGCAATGACAATTATGGGAATAGTGGCGAACAGAGAAAATATTGACCTTACGGGAACAGATTTTTCTGTTGTTAAAGTAATGGGAGCTGAGCCCAGGAGAATTTCTGAAATTCAGGTAGAGTTTAATTTTCCTGAGTTAGCAATCGATGATCGTCAGCGGAAATTACTGGAAAATGCAGCATTAACCTGTCCGGTAGCTAAAAGTTTAAAAGAGGAGTTGGTGCAGTCACTTAGATTTAACTGGTAG
- the ytxJ gene encoding bacillithiol system redox-active protein YtxJ, giving the protein MNWIALTAEEQLHEIKKHQGFSIIFKHSTRCSISLFAKKRFESDWLELPENTSVYYLDLLTYRPISAMIAEMFQVHHESPQLLLIKEGECIYESSHGEISVEDTVEQMI; this is encoded by the coding sequence ATGAATTGGATTGCGTTAACAGCTGAAGAACAGCTTCACGAGATTAAAAAACATCAGGGTTTCAGTATTATTTTCAAGCACAGTACACGTTGTTCTATCAGCCTGTTTGCTAAAAAACGGTTTGAAAGCGATTGGCTGGAGCTCCCGGAAAATACATCCGTTTATTATCTCGATCTGTTAACATACCGACCAATTTCAGCGATGATAGCAGAAATGTTCCAGGTTCATCATGAATCACCTCAGTTATTATTAATTAAGGAGGGTGAATGTATCTATGAATCTTCTCATGGTGAAATTAGTGTAGAAGACACCGTAGAACAGATGATTTAA
- the ribH gene encoding 6,7-dimethyl-8-ribityllumazine synthase produces MATAYKNLSDFSESEVPSAQGYKFGIVVSEWNHKVTGALLDGAISTLKNYGAADEQIITHTVPGTFELSTGAQLLLESETFDAVICLGCVVQGETRHFDFICNAVSIGITDVALKYNRPVIFGVLTTDNMQQAIERAGGRHGNKGDEAAVTAIKMADLAKKLKK; encoded by the coding sequence ATGGCTACTGCATATAAAAATTTATCAGACTTTTCTGAATCAGAAGTACCTTCTGCTCAGGGATATAAATTTGGAATTGTTGTTTCTGAATGGAACCATAAAGTTACTGGAGCTTTATTAGATGGTGCCATTTCTACATTAAAGAATTATGGTGCTGCCGATGAGCAAATTATTACTCACACAGTTCCAGGCACTTTTGAATTAAGCACAGGAGCACAGCTGTTATTAGAATCAGAAACGTTTGACGCGGTTATTTGTTTAGGCTGCGTTGTTCAGGGTGAAACCCGTCACTTTGACTTTATCTGCAATGCTGTTTCAATTGGCATTACGGATGTGGCTTTAAAATACAACAGACCTGTGATTTTCGGTGTTTTAACAACTGATAACATGCAGCAGGCTATTGAACGCGCAGGCGGCCGACATGGAAATAAAGGTGATGAAGCAGCAGTTACTGCTATCAAAATGGCCGATCTTGCTAAAAAGTTGAAAAAATAA
- a CDS encoding tetratricopeptide repeat protein, whose translation MAKNQENNHQEIGGLDLQGQFGKTEMFVTENKKSLLIILGAIVIMGGLFIGWNLYHKNQDKEAQDQMFKAEQYFEADSLDKALNGDGNFPGFVKIIDEYSGTKAANLAYYYSGIIYLKKGEFQKAIDNLESYSSKDEVTSATALGAIGDAYSELKNYDKAADYYKKAADKKLQSFSPIYLMKLGMIYEELKKNDKAVEAYKTIKTEYAESQQARSIDEYIARAEAKL comes from the coding sequence ATGGCAAAAAATCAAGAGAATAATCATCAGGAAATCGGTGGTTTAGATTTACAAGGGCAGTTCGGAAAAACAGAAATGTTTGTTACCGAAAACAAAAAAAGCCTTCTAATCATTCTGGGAGCAATTGTGATTATGGGTGGTTTATTCATAGGTTGGAACCTTTACCATAAAAACCAGGATAAAGAAGCACAGGATCAAATGTTTAAGGCTGAACAATATTTTGAAGCTGATTCATTAGATAAGGCTCTTAACGGAGATGGTAACTTCCCTGGATTTGTAAAAATTATTGACGAATACAGTGGTACAAAGGCTGCTAATTTGGCTTATTATTATTCAGGTATCATTTACCTTAAGAAAGGTGAATTCCAAAAAGCAATTGACAACTTAGAAAGTTATAGTTCTAAAGATGAGGTTACCAGTGCAACCGCTCTAGGTGCAATTGGTGATGCATACAGCGAATTAAAGAATTACGATAAAGCAGCTGATTATTACAAAAAAGCAGCTGATAAAAAACTGCAAAGCTTTTCACCAATCTACTTAATGAAATTAGGTATGATCTACGAGGAGTTGAAGAAAAATGACAAAGCTGTTGAAGCTTACAAAACGATCAAAACTGAATACGCTGAATCGCAACAAGCACGTTCAATTGATGAATACATCGCTCGTGCTGAAGCAAAGTTATAA
- the recF gene encoding DNA replication/repair protein RecF (All proteins in this family for which functions are known are DNA-binding proteins that assist the filamentation of RecA onto DNA for the initiation of recombination or recombinational repair.) yields the protein MYLQKLTLLNFKNYEEAELDFIPTVNCFVGNNGAGKTNLLDAIHYLSLCKSYFNPVDSQQIRYEQDFFMLQGVFEKNEQSEVIFCGLKKNQKKQFKRNKKDYSRLADHIGQFPLVMISPYDISLVIEGSEERRKFIDNVISQTDNRYLDTLILYNKNLTNRNSLLRQFAESGNFDPDLLSVYDDQLIATGSEIYQKRKSFLEEFTEVFNTHYKYLSNEAENVTLQYVSQLNEDAYAEGLKKSFRKDTVLQRTNFGIHKDELEFSIHGYSLKKFGSQGQQKSFLIALKLAQYSYLYKLKGFKPLLLLDDIFDKLDDMRVKKMMEMVVQDNFGQLFITDTSKDRVEKVFDEIGMDIKVFEVSKGAVEGGHIKDEAFVNRSE from the coding sequence ATGTATCTGCAAAAGCTTACCCTGTTAAATTTTAAAAACTACGAAGAGGCCGAATTGGACTTTATTCCAACGGTAAATTGCTTTGTTGGTAATAATGGTGCAGGTAAAACAAATCTGTTGGATGCTATCCATTACCTGTCTCTTTGCAAAAGTTATTTTAATCCGGTTGATAGTCAGCAAATACGCTATGAACAGGATTTTTTTATGTTGCAGGGCGTTTTTGAGAAAAATGAACAGAGTGAGGTTATTTTCTGCGGATTAAAGAAAAATCAGAAAAAACAATTCAAGCGTAATAAAAAGGACTATTCACGATTGGCAGATCATATCGGACAGTTCCCGTTAGTAATGATCTCTCCGTATGATATTAGCCTGGTTATTGAAGGTAGTGAAGAGCGTCGGAAATTTATTGATAATGTAATTTCTCAGACAGATAACCGTTACCTCGACACGCTTATATTATATAATAAGAACCTGACGAATAGAAATAGCTTGCTTCGACAGTTTGCAGAAAGTGGAAATTTTGATCCTGACCTTCTATCTGTTTATGATGATCAATTAATTGCAACAGGTTCTGAAATTTATCAAAAACGAAAATCATTCCTCGAAGAATTTACTGAAGTATTTAATACACATTATAAGTATCTTAGTAACGAAGCAGAAAATGTGACCCTGCAATATGTTTCGCAGTTAAATGAAGATGCTTATGCAGAAGGCTTGAAAAAAAGCTTCAGAAAGGATACCGTTTTACAACGCACGAATTTTGGTATTCATAAAGATGAGCTTGAATTTAGTATACATGGCTACTCCTTGAAAAAATTTGGATCTCAGGGTCAGCAAAAATCATTTCTCATTGCATTAAAACTGGCACAGTATAGTTATCTCTATAAGTTAAAAGGATTTAAGCCCTTATTATTATTAGATGATATTTTTGACAAGCTGGATGACATGCGGGTTAAAAAAATGATGGAAATGGTTGTTCAGGATAATTTCGGCCAGTTATTTATTACCGATACCAGTAAAGACCGGGTAGAAAAGGTGTTTGATGAAATAGGAATGGATATTAAAGTGTTCGAAGTAAGCAAAGGAGCAGTTGAAGGCGGACATATTAAAGACGAAGCTTTTGTAAACCGATCAGAATAG
- a CDS encoding DUF721 domain-containing protein, with protein sequence MFKKSNEQTMKEAIDLLLETYRIKDKYNEVNIVQSWADIMGPMVANRTSEIFIRNKKLFVRLDSAALRHELTRAKEKIVEVVNDKAGTKVIEEVVFL encoded by the coding sequence ATGTTTAAAAAATCCAACGAACAAACAATGAAAGAAGCAATAGACCTGCTTCTTGAAACATACCGAATAAAGGATAAATATAATGAAGTGAATATTGTTCAGTCATGGGCCGATATAATGGGGCCAATGGTTGCCAACAGAACTTCTGAAATATTTATCCGCAATAAAAAACTATTTGTTCGATTAGATTCCGCGGCACTTCGCCATGAGCTTACCCGTGCAAAAGAGAAGATTGTTGAGGTGGTAAATGATAAGGCTGGAACCAAAGTGATTGAGGAAGTGGTGTTTTTATAG
- a CDS encoding GNAT family N-acetyltransferase yields MNLFDPSQIVVLENEKVLLRPLEETDFEHLLEFSLNEPEIWRYSLLQAGGEENLKKYIQIALAAKKLGREFPFIVFDKQQNRYAGSTRFYDIQLSYQTLQLGYTWYGKDFQGTGLNKQCKFLLLEFAFEKLGMERVEFRADNNNARSIAAMKSIGCTVEGVLRSHMPDSFGGRRDSIVLSILKKEWENGVRDKLKSKLS; encoded by the coding sequence ATGAACCTTTTTGATCCGTCTCAGATCGTTGTCCTCGAAAATGAAAAAGTCCTTTTACGGCCATTAGAAGAAACCGATTTTGAACATTTGTTAGAATTTTCTTTAAATGAACCTGAAATCTGGAGATATTCTTTGTTACAGGCTGGTGGTGAAGAGAATTTGAAAAAATATATTCAGATTGCTTTAGCCGCAAAGAAACTAGGTAGAGAATTTCCATTTATCGTATTTGATAAACAGCAAAACAGGTATGCAGGAAGTACTCGTTTTTATGATATACAATTATCTTATCAAACATTGCAGTTGGGTTATACATGGTATGGTAAAGATTTTCAAGGTACAGGTTTAAATAAGCAATGTAAGTTTCTATTGTTGGAGTTTGCTTTTGAGAAGTTGGGCATGGAAAGGGTAGAGTTTAGAGCAGATAATAATAATGCTAGAAGTATTGCTGCAATGAAAAGTATTGGGTGTACCGTGGAAGGTGTGCTTCGTAGTCATATGCCCGACTCGTTTGGTGGAAGACGGGATAGTATTGTTCTCAGTATTCTAAAAAAGGAATGGGAGAATGGTGTTAGAGATAAGCTAAAAAGTAAACTCAGTTGA
- the arsC gene encoding arsenate reductase (glutaredoxin) (This arsenate reductase requires both glutathione and glutaredoxin to convert arsenate to arsenite, after which the efflux transporter formed by ArsA and ArsB can extrude the arsenite from the cell, providing resistance.), giving the protein MKILHNPKCSTSRTALKLLEEKGAKLEIIKYIDDKLSVDELKDIIKLIGINPIELVRTKEPIWKEQFAGKSLSDDEIVNAMIEFPQLMERPIVIEGNRAVIGRPVEKVIELLK; this is encoded by the coding sequence ATGAAAATACTTCACAATCCAAAATGCAGCACCAGCCGAACTGCTTTGAAATTATTAGAAGAAAAGGGCGCTAAGCTGGAAATTATAAAATATATCGACGATAAGCTTTCTGTTGATGAACTTAAGGACATTATAAAACTTATCGGCATAAATCCCATAGAACTAGTGAGAACAAAAGAGCCAATCTGGAAAGAACAATTTGCAGGTAAATCTTTGAGCGATGACGAAATAGTTAATGCAATGATTGAGTTTCCACAGTTGATGGAACGTCCGATAGTGATTGAAGGAAATCGAGCCGTTATCGGAAGGCCTGTTGAAAAAGTGATTGAGTTGTTGAAATAG
- a CDS encoding nucleoside-diphosphate kinase, with protein MVTNRTFTMIKPDAVANGHAGAILDRIIKAGYKVVALKYTKLTTETAGQFYAVHSERPFYKDLVSFMSQGPIYAAILEKDNAIEDFRKFIGATDPSKADAGTIRADFAKSIDANAIHGSDSDENAAIEGNFFFNNFERF; from the coding sequence ATGGTTACTAACAGAACTTTCACAATGATTAAGCCTGATGCGGTGGCGAATGGCCATGCAGGCGCGATTTTAGACCGTATCATTAAAGCGGGCTACAAAGTTGTTGCATTAAAATACACAAAACTTACTACTGAAACTGCTGGTCAATTCTATGCTGTTCACAGTGAGCGTCCGTTCTATAAAGACTTAGTTAGCTTTATGTCGCAAGGACCTATCTATGCTGCGATTTTAGAAAAAGACAACGCGATCGAAGATTTCCGTAAATTTATCGGAGCAACTGATCCAAGTAAAGCTGATGCTGGAACTATCCGTGCTGATTTTGCTAAATCTATTGACGCTAACGCTATCCACGGTTCTGATTCAGATGAAAACGCTGCTATCGAAGGAAACTTCTTCTTCAATAACTTTGAGCGTTTCTAA
- a CDS encoding FKBP-type peptidyl-prolyl cis-trans isomerase yields the protein MKQLKFLIALLVIAGVTLMAFDNGFQQTKRGLFYKILKTTATNKIKIKQGDYVKFHMIYKTDKDSILQSTYKLKQPAEVIVRIDTMADKSQVMEALTLLAKGDSATFRIGSDLLFKGAPASVQRPPFLASKRFLCYTIKVIDVKTPQQMEAEAKAAAAKRKAEEDKSISDYAKVNNLQLSTTPSGLRYQITSKGNGVNAKAGDTINVHYTGKLLSGKKFDSSYDRNQPIEFMLGKNMVIAGWDEGLQLLKKGEKAVFVIPSGLAYGERAMGADIPANSILVFDVELVDIKPVK from the coding sequence ATGAAACAACTCAAATTTCTGATAGCATTATTAGTTATCGCAGGAGTAACTTTGATGGCTTTTGATAATGGCTTTCAGCAAACCAAACGTGGCCTGTTTTATAAAATTCTTAAAACAACAGCCACCAATAAAATAAAAATCAAACAAGGTGATTATGTGAAATTTCACATGATCTATAAAACCGATAAAGACTCAATCCTTCAAAGTACTTATAAGCTTAAACAACCTGCTGAGGTTATTGTAAGAATTGATACAATGGCAGATAAGAGTCAGGTTATGGAGGCTTTAACATTATTGGCCAAAGGTGATAGTGCCACATTTAGAATTGGTAGTGATTTGTTATTTAAAGGTGCGCCTGCATCTGTTCAACGTCCGCCATTTCTGGCATCAAAAAGATTTTTATGTTATACGATTAAGGTTATCGACGTAAAAACACCTCAGCAAATGGAAGCTGAAGCAAAAGCAGCAGCAGCTAAGCGCAAAGCAGAGGAAGACAAATCAATTAGTGATTATGCAAAAGTCAATAATCTGCAATTGTCGACTACACCATCAGGGTTGCGTTACCAAATAACTTCAAAAGGAAACGGAGTGAATGCAAAAGCAGGTGACACCATTAATGTACACTATACAGGTAAACTATTAAGCGGTAAAAAATTCGATTCATCTTACGATCGCAACCAGCCTATCGAATTTATGTTAGGCAAAAACATGGTGATTGCCGGTTGGGATGAAGGTTTACAATTGTTGAAAAAAGGAGAAAAAGCAGTTTTTGTAATTCCATCAGGATTAGCATACGGAGAACGTGCAATGGGAGCGGATATTCCAGCTAACAGCATCCTAGTGTTTGATGTTGAATTAGTAGATATTAAGCCGGTGAAGTAA